ACGATGCCGATGTTCTTGCGGTAGGCCTCGAGCGGAAACGCGCGGATGTCCGTGCCGTCCACCAGCACCGCGCCCTCGTGCGGGTCGTAGAAGCGGCAGACCAGGTTCACCAGCGTGCTCTTGCCCGCGCCCGTGGCGCCCACCACGCCCACCATCTCGCCGGGGCGGATCTTCAGCGAGAGCTCCGAGAGCACCCGCCGGGTGCCGAAGCGCAGCCCCACGCCCCTGAGCTCCACCTCGCCCTGCACCCGGCCCGGCTCCCTGGGCCGCGCGGGCTCGGGGACGCTCGGCGCGCGGTCCAGGATGTCGAAGATGCGCTGGGCGCTCGCCGCCGCCTTCTGGGTGCTGCTCGCCATGCGCGTCATCGCCTCCAGCCGCGTGTAGAAGCGCGCGATGTAGGCGAGGAAGGCGGTGAGCACGCCCACCGTGATGCGCTGCTCGTACACGCGCCACGCGCCGAAGGCCCAGGCGACCAGCAGCCCCAGCTGGTTGAGCAGGGCGACCATGGGCCAGAAGAAGGTCCACAGCCGGTTCACCCGGTCGTTGAGCTGCACGATGCGCGCGTTGGCGGCCCGGAAGCGCTCCACCTCGCGGCGCTCGGCGGCGAAGGCCTTCACCACCCGGATGCCGGGGATGGTGTCCGCGAGGATGTTGGTCATCTGCGCCCAGGCCCGGTAGCCCGCGAGGAAGCCGTGGGTGAGCCGGCCGCGCGTGCGCAGGGTGAGCCAGGCCACGAGCGGGAAGGTGCACAGCGTGGCGAGCGCCAGCACCGGGTCCATGGAGAACATCATCACGGCGGCGCCCGCGATCATCAGCACGTCGGTGATGAAGTCGGTGAGCGTGTCCGAGAGGAAGTTGCAGATGCGGTCGGTGTCGGAGCTCACCCGGCTCACCAGGTCGCCGGTGCGCTTGGTGCTGAAGAAGTCGATGGAGAGCTTCTGCAGGTGCGCGAAGGTGCCGTTGCGCAGGTCCGCGCTGATGCGCTCGCTGAGCCGGCTCAGCACCCAGCCCTGCGCCCACCCCAGCAGCCACGCGGCCACCGCCGCGAGCAGCATCCCCACCAGCACCGTGGGCACGCGGCGAAAGGGCCCCTCGGACTGCGCCTTCAGCGCCTGCAGCCGCTCGGCCTTCACCGCCGCGGGCAGCTCCGGCGCGTCGCGCACCGCGCGCACCGAGTCCTGGTAGGGCGCGAGCACCTCGTCCACCAGCGGCATGGTGAGGTAGGGCGGCACCAGCCCCGCCGCCGTGGTGGCGAGCGTGAGCATCACGCCCAAGAGCAGGTGCGCCGCGTGGGGCCGCGCGAAGCGCAGCAGCCGCAGCAGCGTGCCCACCCGCGGCGCCTGCTCGTGCGCCACGGCCTCGGGCGTCTCCGGGGCCTCCGCCGCCTCCGCGCCCTCCACCGGCGCTTCCGCCGAGGGCCCCCCGCGCGCCTCGAAGTCGCGCACGAAGGCGGCCGCGCGGCGCGCCTGTGCGATGGTGTAGGAGAAGGTGGCCAGGCGCCGCGCGTGGCCGAGCACGCCGAGCAGCCCCACGCCGCCGCGGTCCTCGCAGGTGAGGCCCGCCACCTCCTCGCGCGGCCACGCCTGCACCCCCGCGCCGTCCAGCGCGAGCAGCCCCTGCCCCGTGAGGACGAGGAGGCACGCGCCGTAGCGCTGGTGTGGGTCCAGGTCGGTGAGGAGGAAGGAGAGGACCGGCTCCTGCGCCTTCAGCCAGCCCTCGGCCGCGCGGCGCAGGGGCTCCGGGACGTCTTCCCAGCCCGGGGGCCGAGCTGTTTGTGTTGCAATCAAATTGCAAGCTCCAGCGAGCAGCCGAGGAGGGGTCGGCGCCGCCAAGGTGAATTTGTGGACAGAATCTGTGTATACATCTCCTGCGGGCGCCGTGGCGCGCCCGGCCTATGGAGTTCCTCAACATCCTGGCCCTGCGCGGGCCGAACTACTGGTCCCGCCGCTCGGTCCTCGAGGTGTGGGTGGACCTGGGCGAGCTGAAGGACTCTCCGTCCAACACGCTGCCCGGGCTCTACGAGCGCCTCTACGCCGCGCTGCCCAGCCTCTACGAGCACCGCTGCGGCATCGGCGAGCCGGGCGGCTTCCTCTTGCGGCTCAAGGACGGCACCTACGCGGGCCACATCCTCGAGCACCTCGCCCTGGAGCTGCAGTCGCTCGCGGGCACGCCGGTGGGCTTCGGCAAGGCGCGCGAGACGGACACGCCCGGCATCTACAAGGTGGCGGTGCGCTACCAGGAGGAGGCCGTGGGGCGCGCCGCGCTCTTCGCCGCGCGCGAGCTCCTGCTCGCCTCCATCCAGGGCCGCCCCTTCGACGTGGCGGCCGCGGTGCGCGAGCTCAAGGCGCTGGTGAGCGACGTCGCGCTGGGGCCCAGCACCCAGTGCATCGTGCAGGCCGCCCAGGCGCGCAACATCCCCGTGCAGCGGCTCAACGAGGGCAGCCTCGTGCAGCTGGGCCACGGCTCGAAGCAGCGCCGGGTGTGGACGGCGGAGACGGACGGCACCGGCGCGGTGGCGGAGTCCATCGCGCAGGACAAGGAGCTGACGAAGGAGCTCTTGCGGCGCGCGGGCGTCCCGGTGCCCGAGGGGCGCGTGGTGACGAGCGCCCTGGACGCGTGGGAGGCCGCGCAGGAGGTGGGCCTGCCGGTGGTGGTGAAGCCGCGCGACGGCAACCACGGCCGCGCGGTGTTCATCGAGCTGAGCGAGCGCGCGCAGGTGGAGGCCGCGTACGCCGAGGCCCGCGAGGAGGGCTCGGGCGTGCTGGTGGAGCGCTTCGTGCCCGGCAACGAGCACCGCCTGCTGGTGGTGGGCGGCCGGGTGGTCGCGGCCGCGCGCGGCGAGACCGCGTACGTCACGGGCGACGGCGAGCACAGCGTGGAGCAGCTCATCGCCCTGCAGCTCAACAGCGACCCGCGCCGCGGCGACGGCGACGAGTGCCCCCTCAACCCGGTGAGCATCGACCGCGTCACCCGCGCGGACCTCGAGCGCCAGGGCCTCAGCCCCACGGCGGTGCCGGCGCCGGGCGTGCGCGTGCTCATCCAGCGCAACGGCAACGTGGCCTTCGACTGCACGGACGAGGTGCACCCCCGCGTGGCGGAGCAGGTGGCGCTCGCGGCGCGCGTGGTGGGCCTGGACATCGCGGGCATCGACCTGGTGGCGCAGGACATCTCGCGCCCGCTCGAGGAGCAGGGCGGGGCGCTGGTGGAGGTGAACGCCGGGCCCGGGCTGCACCCGCACCTGCGCCCGGCGGTGGGCACCCCCCGCCCGGTGGGCGAGGCCATCGTGGATGCGCTCTTCGCCTCCGGGCAGGACGGCCGCATCCCCACGGTGTGCGTCACCGGCACCAACGGCAAGACGGTGGTCACCCGGCTCGTCGCGCACCTGCTGCGGGACGGCAAGACGCGCGTGGGCGTGGCCTGCTCCGAGGGCGTCTTCGCCGGGGACCGGACCCTGGAGCGCTCGGACTGCGCGGGGCCGCGCTCGGCGCGAAGGCTCCTGATGAATCCCGGGGTGGATGCCGCCGTCGTGGAGGCCGGGCGCGGGGGAATCCTGCGCGAGGGGCTGGGCTTCGACCGCTGCCACGTGGCGGTGGTCACCAACCTCCAGGAGCCGGATCACTTGGGCCGCAGCCACATCAACACGGTGGAGCAGATGTACAGCGTGAAGCGCTGCCCGGTGGACGTGGTGCTGCCGGAGGGCTGCGCCGTGCTCAACGCCGCGGACCCCTGGGTGGCGAAGATGGCGGAGCTGTCCGCAGGCTCCGTCACCTTCTTCGCGCAGGACCCTGCCACGCCCGTGCTCGCCGAGCACCGGGCGCGCGGGCTGCGGGCGGTGTGCGTGCGCGACGGGCAGCTCGTCCTCGCCGAAGGAGAGCAGGAGACGCCCGTGGTGGCGCTCTCCGAGCTCGCCTTCACCCGCGGCGGACAGGTGGCCTTCCAGGTGGACAACGCGCTCGCAGCGGCCGCGGCGGGCTGGGCGCTGGGGCTCTCGCCCGGGCAGCTGCGCGAGCGGCTCTGCTCCTTCCCCGCCGGCCGCGAGACGCCGGGCCGCTTCGAGGTCTTCCAGGCCCACGGGGCCACCGTGGTGGTGGACGACGCGCACAACCCCGCTGCGCTCGCGGCGGTGCTCGCGGCGCTCGCCGGGATGCCCGCCTCGCGGCGCACCGCGGTGTACTCGGCCGGCGCCTTCCGCCGCGACGAGGACCTGGTGCGCCAGGGCGCGCTGCTCGCCGCCCACTTCGACCGGGTGCTGCTCTACCAGGACGCCTCCACGCTGGACCGCGCGGACGGCGAGCTCTTCGCGCTGCTGCGCCAGGGGCTCGCGAGCGCGGCGCGGGCCGAGCGGCCCCTCAAGGTTGAAGAGCTGCGCACGCACGCGGAGGCCGTCGCGCGCGCGCTTGCCTCCTTGCGCCCCGGAGAGCTGTTGCTGGTGCAGACCGAGGATGCGGGCACCGCCGCGGCCGTGCAGGCCGTGCAGGCATGGGCGGACCGGGACTTCACGCGGGTGGCGGAGTCATGAGCGCACCCGACACGACGCTTCAGGAACACACAGGTAGGTCAGCGATGGAGCTTGTTTCCGTTCGGGCGCTGCGAGGCCCCAATATCTGGACGCGCCGCACCGTGCTCGTGGTCACGCTGCGCGTCGCCGCCGTGGTCATGGCCGCCACCGCCGAGGCCGTCCCCGCCGAGGCCCTGGCCGCCGAGGAGCTGGAGACGCGCGTGCGCCAGCACCTGCCGCAGCTGCCGGTGCCCTCGCTGAAGCTCTCGCACGCCGCCGCGCTGCCGCTGATGTTCGAGCGCGTGGCGCGGGGGCTGCTGCTCGGCGCGGGCTGCGCTGCGGAGTTCAGCCGCGTGAGCCCCACCCAGGCGCAGGACACCTGGGAGGTGGTGCTCGAGTACGGCGAGGAGCCGGTGGGCCGCAAGGCGGTGGCGGACGCGCACGCGCTCCTGCAGGCCGCCGCCTCGGGCCAGCCCTACGACGCGCAGGCGGCCATCAAGGAGCTGCGCGCGCTGGACGAGAACAGCCGCCTGGGCCCCACCACGGGCTCCATCGCGCGCGCCGCGCTCGCGCGCGGCATCCCGGTGCGCCGGCTCAACGAGGGCAGCCTCGTGCAGTTCGGCTGGGGCGCGCGCCAGCGGCGCATCCTCGCCTCGGAGACGGACCGCACGGGCGCCATCGGCGAGTCCATCGCGCAGGACAAGGAGCTGACCAAGACGCTCTTGCGCGCGGTGGGCGTGCCGGTGCCCGCGGGGCGCGCGGTGGAGAGCGCCGAGGACGCGTGGGACGCCGCGCTCGAGGTGGGCCTGCCGGTGGTGCTCAAGCCGCGCTACGGCAGCCAGGGCCGCGGCGTGGCGGTGAACCTCCAGTCCAAGGAGCAGGTGCTCGCCGCCTATGCCTCCGCGCGAGAGCACGGCTCCTCCATCCTGGTGGAGAAGTGCGCCACCGGCATGGACCACCGCCTGCTGGTCATCGGCCACAAGCTGGTGGCGGCCGCGCGCCGCGAGCCCCCGCAGGTGACGGGCGACGGCGTGCGCAGCGTGGCGGAGCTGGTGGACGAGGTGAACCGCGACCCGCAGCGCGGCGAGGACCACGCCACCTCCCTGAGCAAGATTCCCCTGGATGCCATCGCGCTCGGCGTGCTCGCGGAGCAGGGGCTCGTGGCGGAGAGCGTGCCGCAGCTGGGCCAGCGCGTGCTCTTGCGGCGCAACGCGAACCTGTCCACCGGCGGCTCGGCCGCGGACGTGACGGACATCGTCCACCCGGACGTGGCGGCGCTCGCGGTGGACGCGGCCCGCATGGTGGGCCTGGACGTGTGCGGGGTGGACGTGGTGTGCCACGACATCACCCGGCCGCTCGAGGAGCAGGGCGGGGTGTTCGTGGAGGTGAACGCGGCGCCCGGCTTCCGCATGCACCTCGCCCCCTCGCGGGGCCTGCCGCGCCCCGTGGGCGAGGCGGTGATGTCCACCCTCTTCTCCGGGGGTGAGCAGGGCCGCATCCCCACCGTGGCCGTCACCGGCAACAACGGGAAGACCACCACCGTGCGGCTCATCGCGCACCTCCTCGAGGGGCGCGGCCTGAAGGTGGGCATGACCTGCACGGACGGCGTGTACGTGGGCGGCCGCCGCATCGACACCGGGGACTGCTCGGGCCCCAAGAGCGCGCGCTCCGTGCTGGCCAACCCCAGCGTGGAGGCGGCGGTGCTGGAGACGGCGCGCGGCGGCATCCTGCGCGAGGGCCTCGGCTTCGACCGCTGCGACGTCGCCGTGCTCACCAACATCGGCGAGGGCGACCACCTGGGCATGAACGAGATCGACACGCCGCAGCAGCTCGCGGCGGTCAAGCGCGTCATCGCCGAGAACGTGTCCTCGACGGGCCACGTGGTGCTCAACGCCGCGGACCCGCTCACGCTCGCGATGGCCGCGCGCGCGAGCGGCCCGGTCACCCTGTTCGCGCTGGACAAGGACCTGCCCGCGCTGCAGGCGCACCGCGCGCGCGGCGGCCGCGCTGTCTACGTGGACGGCGGCACGGTCGTTGCGGCCGAGGGTGCGAGCGAGACCGCGCTCGTGGCCGTGGACGCGATTCCCCTCACCCGCGGCGGGCGCATCCGCTTCCAGGTGGAGAACGTGCTCGCGGCGGTGGGCGCGGGCTGGGGCCTGGGGCTGCCGTGGGAGAGCGTGCGCGCGGGGCTGCTCAGCTTCGCGAACGACTTCCAGAGCGCGCCGGGCCGCTTCAACGTGGTGGAGCACAACGGCGCCACCATCATCGTGGACTACGGGCACAACGTGGACGCCTTCGCGGCGCTCGTGGACGCGGTGAACCGCCTGCCCAGCCAGCGCCGCATCGCGGTGCTCACCGGCGCGGGCGACCGGCGCGACATGGACCTGCAGCGGCTCGGGGAGATCCTGGGCAACCACTTCGACGAGGTGGGGCTCTTCGAGGACGCGTGCAACCGCGGCCGCAAGGACGGCGAGG
This region of Aggregicoccus sp. 17bor-14 genomic DNA includes:
- a CDS encoding ABC transporter ATP-binding protein — translated: MIATQTARPPGWEDVPEPLRRAAEGWLKAQEPVLSFLLTDLDPHQRYGACLLVLTGQGLLALDGAGVQAWPREEVAGLTCEDRGGVGLLGVLGHARRLATFSYTIAQARRAAAFVRDFEARGGPSAEAPVEGAEAAEAPETPEAVAHEQAPRVGTLLRLLRFARPHAAHLLLGVMLTLATTAAGLVPPYLTMPLVDEVLAPYQDSVRAVRDAPELPAAVKAERLQALKAQSEGPFRRVPTVLVGMLLAAVAAWLLGWAQGWVLSRLSERISADLRNGTFAHLQKLSIDFFSTKRTGDLVSRVSSDTDRICNFLSDTLTDFITDVLMIAGAAVMMFSMDPVLALATLCTFPLVAWLTLRTRGRLTHGFLAGYRAWAQMTNILADTIPGIRVVKAFAAERREVERFRAANARIVQLNDRVNRLWTFFWPMVALLNQLGLLVAWAFGAWRVYEQRITVGVLTAFLAYIARFYTRLEAMTRMASSTQKAAASAQRIFDILDRAPSVPEPARPREPGRVQGEVELRGVGLRFGTRRVLSELSLKIRPGEMVGVVGATGAGKSTLVNLVCRFYDPHEGAVLVDGTDIRAFPLEAYRKNIGIVLQDPFLFYGTIAENIAYGRPEATREQIMQAARAARAHDFILQLPDGYDSIVGERGQTLSGGERQRISIARALLIDPRILILDEATSAIDPRTEREIQAALDNLVRGRTTIAIAHRLSTLRAADRIVVLDRGQLVEQGPHEELLRLGGTYRRLYEAQLRREQQEEVELAAAARVPSLEGAA
- the cphA gene encoding cyanophycin synthetase, encoding MEFLNILALRGPNYWSRRSVLEVWVDLGELKDSPSNTLPGLYERLYAALPSLYEHRCGIGEPGGFLLRLKDGTYAGHILEHLALELQSLAGTPVGFGKARETDTPGIYKVAVRYQEEAVGRAALFAARELLLASIQGRPFDVAAAVRELKALVSDVALGPSTQCIVQAAQARNIPVQRLNEGSLVQLGHGSKQRRVWTAETDGTGAVAESIAQDKELTKELLRRAGVPVPEGRVVTSALDAWEAAQEVGLPVVVKPRDGNHGRAVFIELSERAQVEAAYAEAREEGSGVLVERFVPGNEHRLLVVGGRVVAAARGETAYVTGDGEHSVEQLIALQLNSDPRRGDGDECPLNPVSIDRVTRADLERQGLSPTAVPAPGVRVLIQRNGNVAFDCTDEVHPRVAEQVALAARVVGLDIAGIDLVAQDISRPLEEQGGALVEVNAGPGLHPHLRPAVGTPRPVGEAIVDALFASGQDGRIPTVCVTGTNGKTVVTRLVAHLLRDGKTRVGVACSEGVFAGDRTLERSDCAGPRSARRLLMNPGVDAAVVEAGRGGILREGLGFDRCHVAVVTNLQEPDHLGRSHINTVEQMYSVKRCPVDVVLPEGCAVLNAADPWVAKMAELSAGSVTFFAQDPATPVLAEHRARGLRAVCVRDGQLVLAEGEQETPVVALSELAFTRGGQVAFQVDNALAAAAAGWALGLSPGQLRERLCSFPAGRETPGRFEVFQAHGATVVVDDAHNPAALAAVLAALAGMPASRRTAVYSAGAFRRDEDLVRQGALLAAHFDRVLLYQDASTLDRADGELFALLRQGLASAARAERPLKVEELRTHAEAVARALASLRPGELLLVQTEDAGTAAAVQAVQAWADRDFTRVAES
- the cphA gene encoding cyanophycin synthetase — encoded protein: MELVSVRALRGPNIWTRRTVLVVTLRVAAVVMAATAEAVPAEALAAEELETRVRQHLPQLPVPSLKLSHAAALPLMFERVARGLLLGAGCAAEFSRVSPTQAQDTWEVVLEYGEEPVGRKAVADAHALLQAAASGQPYDAQAAIKELRALDENSRLGPTTGSIARAALARGIPVRRLNEGSLVQFGWGARQRRILASETDRTGAIGESIAQDKELTKTLLRAVGVPVPAGRAVESAEDAWDAALEVGLPVVLKPRYGSQGRGVAVNLQSKEQVLAAYASAREHGSSILVEKCATGMDHRLLVIGHKLVAAARREPPQVTGDGVRSVAELVDEVNRDPQRGEDHATSLSKIPLDAIALGVLAEQGLVAESVPQLGQRVLLRRNANLSTGGSAADVTDIVHPDVAALAVDAARMVGLDVCGVDVVCHDITRPLEEQGGVFVEVNAAPGFRMHLAPSRGLPRPVGEAVMSTLFSGGEQGRIPTVAVTGNNGKTTTVRLIAHLLEGRGLKVGMTCTDGVYVGGRRIDTGDCSGPKSARSVLANPSVEAAVLETARGGILREGLGFDRCDVAVLTNIGEGDHLGMNEIDTPQQLAAVKRVIAENVSSTGHVVLNAADPLTLAMAARASGPVTLFALDKDLPALQAHRARGGRAVYVDGGTVVAAEGASETALVAVDAIPLTRGGRIRFQVENVLAAVGAGWGLGLPWESVRAGLLSFANDFQSAPGRFNVVEHNGATIIVDYGHNVDAFAALVDAVNRLPSQRRIAVLTGAGDRRDMDLQRLGEILGNHFDEVGLFEDACNRGRKDGEVIELLRRGVATGSRVSHVAEFRGELVALEATLRRLRPGDIGLLLIDEVDRSLAWLREYLAGGQPAALVA